Proteins from one Chroococcidiopsis sp. CCMEE 29 genomic window:
- a CDS encoding tyrosine-type recombinase/integrase: MQLRVWEIESDIEAKQFDASLEKYRFRERCAVLQQPLTLVEVWCRYCEFKTPQWAETTVILHINRISKHIEALPFQKLSDANDILMYLIKTQSQDTTCRILAEIKASCNWAFKSKLITSNPFADISFKPPKAKPTIDPFTPAETLAIIQAFESTHYGNFVKFLFMTGCRSSEAFGLKWKNVTPDHILFSEARVKNIQKGTKTGLSRRFPCNDALRSLLDDMRSDVKPDALVFTSPSGTSINSNNFINNHWKGRRGRHGIIPQLIAEGKVYRYRPQYNTRHTFITHCIASGIPVPTVASWVGNSPEIIFKHYCGISPHSTPSLLSLTT, from the coding sequence GTGCAACTTCGAGTATGGGAAATTGAGTCCGATATAGAGGCAAAGCAGTTTGATGCATCATTGGAGAAATATCGTTTTAGAGAACGCTGTGCTGTCCTACAACAGCCATTGACCTTAGTTGAGGTCTGGTGTCGATACTGTGAGTTTAAGACACCACAATGGGCAGAAACGACGGTAATACTGCATATCAATCGAATATCAAAGCATATCGAAGCGTTACCGTTTCAAAAGCTTTCGGATGCTAACGATATTTTGATGTATCTGATAAAAACACAAAGTCAGGATACTACGTGCCGAATATTGGCAGAAATAAAGGCAAGCTGCAACTGGGCATTTAAATCAAAGCTCATCACATCCAATCCCTTTGCCGATATCAGTTTTAAACCCCCGAAGGCTAAACCAACGATTGATCCGTTTACACCCGCTGAAACTCTCGCCATTATTCAAGCCTTCGAGTCCACACATTACGGCAATTTCGTTAAATTCCTTTTTATGACAGGTTGCCGTTCGTCCGAAGCTTTTGGATTGAAATGGAAAAACGTTACACCTGATCACATTTTGTTCTCAGAGGCACGCGTCAAAAACATCCAGAAAGGCACTAAGACCGGATTATCTCGTAGGTTCCCCTGTAACGATGCCTTACGGTCTTTATTGGATGATATGCGATCGGATGTCAAACCCGATGCCTTGGTCTTTACCTCTCCCTCTGGCACATCCATCAACAGCAACAATTTTATTAACAATCATTGGAAAGGCAGACGGGGCAGACATGGCATCATACCTCAGTTAATTGCCGAAGGTAAAGTTTATCGTTATCGCCCTCAATACAACACACGTCATACCTTTATCACACATTGTATTGCTTCTGGAATTCCTGTCCCTACTGTTGCCTCTTGGGTCGGAAACTCCCCTGAAATTATCTTTAAACATTATTGCGGTATCTCCCCTCATTCCACCCCCTCTCTTTTATCATTAACAACTTAA
- a CDS encoding inositol monophosphatase family protein, which produces MPSTSPEQLKICLEIATEAALAAGAVLQGYLGNLDAIHEKGRPGDLVTAADKASEEVVLEVLHRHFPSHSILAEESGKLGNIQSEYLWAIDPLDGTTNFAHQYPFFAVSIGLLIAGVPQVGVIFDPFHEELFRAAKGLGATCNRRSIQVSQTTELSKSLLVTGFAYDRRETTDNNYAEFCHLTHLTQGVRRSGSAALDLAHVACGRLDGYWERGIAPWDIAAGVVLLEEAGGKVTAYDSSPLNIESGRILATNGYIHASLSNELQVPALSVWGNNRNITT; this is translated from the coding sequence ATGCCATCTACTTCACCCGAACAACTAAAAATTTGCTTAGAAATTGCTACCGAGGCGGCACTTGCTGCGGGTGCAGTTTTACAAGGTTACTTGGGCAACTTAGACGCAATCCACGAAAAAGGACGTCCTGGAGATTTAGTCACAGCAGCCGATAAAGCCTCAGAAGAGGTGGTTTTGGAAGTTTTGCATCGCCATTTTCCCAGCCATTCTATCTTGGCAGAAGAATCAGGCAAGCTGGGCAATATCCAGAGCGAATACCTCTGGGCAATTGATCCGCTGGATGGAACAACCAATTTCGCCCACCAATACCCCTTTTTTGCAGTCTCCATTGGGCTGTTAATTGCCGGTGTACCTCAAGTTGGAGTCATTTTTGATCCCTTTCATGAGGAGCTATTCCGTGCTGCTAAAGGATTGGGAGCTACCTGTAATCGTCGTTCCATCCAAGTTTCTCAAACAACCGAATTGAGTAAAAGCCTTTTGGTCACCGGCTTTGCCTACGATCGCCGCGAAACAACTGACAACAACTATGCTGAATTTTGCCACCTCACCCATCTAACGCAGGGAGTGCGGCGCAGCGGTTCGGCTGCCCTAGATCTAGCTCACGTTGCTTGTGGGCGTCTAGATGGCTATTGGGAGCGGGGAATTGCTCCTTGGGATATTGCAGCCGGGGTAGTTCTGTTGGAAGAAGCAGGGGGAAAAGTGACAGCCTATGACAGCAGCCCCTTAAACATTGAGTCAGGCAGAATTCTAGCTACTAATGGTTACATTCACGCCAGCCTAAGTAATGAATTGCAAGTTCCTGCATTATCAGTTTGGGGAAATAATCGCAATATCACAACATAG
- a CDS encoding ribbon-helix-helix domain-containing protein, whose product MAEKVTISVMVPAALDSKIERLANTEERTKSHYIRRALEQFLAKYPEPTPAP is encoded by the coding sequence GTGGCGGAGAAAGTAACGATTTCGGTTATGGTTCCTGCGGCATTGGACAGTAAAATTGAGCGTTTGGCTAACACTGAAGAAAGGACAAAATCCCACTATATACGACGAGCTTTAGAACAATTTTTAGCTAAATATCCAGAACCAACCCCCGCACCTTAA
- a CDS encoding DUF5906 domain-containing protein gives MPDTTPIAIENVLAAAKHFKLVRTWDEKESNQFLPFKNGVLELATGKLHKHNPDFFFTWRLERDYQPQITQHPVIDQFLWDLAEGSQETYNVLLAFAAAVVTGRADLHLYLELIGKTRAGKGTYVRLLELLIGSENVCTSDLKLWCEDKFATKQAEHKRLLVFSDVQESPHNPSRFLNVTGQDMIPAEEKGKQAYKYQYGGMVLMACNEQVYWGKSKDAIAQRRITVKLTKGVAPEKRRDLMPDFEQEIAAFTNTILAIPRDTVTKTLKAAQSSPARLHTNWLMRIEIDPLAAWVNDWVISDPSNAWSVNSAYYIEPGSTRPEFISDLAAYPHYREYCKVNGYQRPISIKKFSTDLIKLCNDVLDWNVSKEHSRKGAVLKGIAPKPLDKGVLTVEELLERHILDDRLQIPVTDTSHMMDCDGLSDGLHPIQGKLCDGLTDNSLNLSQINNINISHSVSSDTSANESTYTRVLDDTKSEILTKNGGCDRVQIGINPSQPYPVNTPSITHSSQKSACDGLETITQLKEGDLVKHSDPYQAYSVRLGRVVEVQVSDVKVDWHHTDHKPELHEMSELERLQLSGNKRINEKVYPKLQSATNYYWYDTDIRELKQL, from the coding sequence ATGCCGGATACAACACCAATAGCTATTGAAAACGTCTTAGCTGCTGCTAAACATTTCAAATTAGTTCGCACTTGGGATGAAAAAGAAAGTAACCAGTTCTTACCTTTTAAGAATGGTGTTCTAGAACTCGCAACAGGCAAACTGCATAAACATAACCCTGATTTCTTTTTCACTTGGAGGCTTGAACGTGATTATCAACCTCAGATCACCCAGCATCCTGTCATCGATCAGTTTCTATGGGATTTAGCCGAGGGTAGCCAAGAAACTTACAACGTGCTATTAGCCTTCGCTGCAGCAGTCGTCACAGGTCGCGCTGACCTCCACCTATACCTTGAGCTTATCGGTAAGACACGCGCTGGAAAGGGCACTTACGTTCGGCTATTGGAATTGTTGATCGGTAGTGAAAACGTCTGTACATCTGACTTGAAACTTTGGTGTGAGGATAAATTTGCAACCAAACAGGCTGAACATAAGCGCTTACTCGTCTTTTCTGATGTGCAAGAAAGCCCTCACAATCCATCACGTTTTTTAAATGTGACCGGTCAAGATATGATTCCCGCTGAGGAAAAAGGTAAGCAAGCTTATAAGTATCAGTACGGGGGCATGGTTTTGATGGCTTGCAATGAGCAGGTGTACTGGGGCAAATCCAAAGATGCTATTGCTCAGCGTCGGATCACAGTCAAACTCACTAAAGGTGTCGCCCCTGAAAAACGTCGGGATTTAATGCCCGATTTTGAGCAGGAAATCGCAGCTTTTACCAACACCATTCTTGCCATTCCCCGCGACACCGTTACTAAGACCTTGAAGGCAGCTCAATCGTCACCCGCTCGACTCCACACTAATTGGCTCATGCGGATTGAAATCGACCCCCTTGCCGCTTGGGTAAACGATTGGGTTATCTCTGATCCTTCCAACGCATGGTCGGTTAATTCTGCCTATTACATTGAGCCTGGTAGCACCCGTCCCGAATTTATATCCGATCTCGCTGCTTATCCCCACTATCGCGAATATTGCAAGGTCAACGGCTACCAACGACCCATCAGCATCAAGAAATTCAGTACAGACCTTATCAAACTTTGCAACGATGTACTGGACTGGAATGTGTCAAAAGAACATAGCCGTAAAGGTGCTGTACTTAAAGGCATAGCTCCAAAACCTTTAGATAAAGGTGTTTTAACGGTAGAAGAGCTGTTAGAACGCCATATTTTGGATGATAGATTGCAGATCCCTGTGACGGATACATCACACATGATGGATTGTGATGGATTGAGTGACGGCTTACACCCTATACAGGGTAAGCTTTGTGATGGATTGACGGATAATTCTTTAAATCTATCCCAGATAAATAACATTAATATTTCACATTCTGTATCTTCTGACACCAGTGCAAATGAAAGCACGTATACTAGGGTGCTAGATGATACAAAAAGTGAAATATTAACGAAAAATGGGGGCTGTGATAGGGTGCAAATAGGCATCAATCCGTCACAACCTTACCCAGTAAACACTCCATCTATCACACATTCATCACAAAAAAGTGCATGTGATGGATTAGAAACCATCACACAGTTAAAAGAGGGGGATTTGGTCAAACATAGTGACCCATATCAGGCGTATTCAGTGAGGCTAGGGCGGGTAGTAGAGGTGCAAGTATCAGACGTAAAAGTCGATTGGCATCACACAGACCATAAGCCAGAGTTGCATGAGATGTCAGAACTAGAACGTCTGCAACTCAGCGGTAACAAACGCATCAACGAGAAGGTATACCCGAAGCTTCAATCGGCAACGAACTATTATTGGTATGACACCGATATCCGTGAACTAAAACAGCTTTAA
- a CDS encoding ATP phosphoribosyltransferase regulatory subunit gives MVYQPPPGARDLLPLDVAQKLWIEGRLQQVFHRWGYHRIITSTLERLDTLMAGGAIERSTVLQLKDAEEEELGLRPELTASIARTAVTRMAGATYPQRLYYNANVFRRTPESSHNRQQEFYQAGVELLGGGGWLADAEVLLLLADCLNNLGLSQWRLILGEAGIAQSLLSPFPEALKDKVRSAIAHLDRVTLETLPLSDELRSRALLMLDLRGYPADVLQQVARLELDPPQQEALNHLKSLIELLNDCSSMQGNFPLILDLSLIQTIDYYTGIVFEVVSDTAAQARIVGQGGRYDQLLGLYHPQGKTVPGIGFALNIEDLHQLLHANQLPQATAAINWLVVPENTGAYPAAFAYAEKLRNSTHLVRVEMNLDESDPDTIRKYARRRRIQQIAWIKADGLPMIEPLAKERINYE, from the coding sequence ATGGTCTATCAACCGCCACCTGGGGCGAGGGATTTATTGCCCCTGGATGTAGCTCAAAAACTTTGGATCGAAGGTAGATTACAGCAGGTGTTTCATCGCTGGGGTTATCACCGAATTATCACTTCAACTCTGGAGCGATTAGATACACTGATGGCTGGTGGCGCAATTGAGCGGTCAACGGTACTTCAACTCAAGGATGCTGAGGAGGAGGAACTAGGGCTACGTCCAGAGTTGACAGCTTCGATCGCACGCACAGCGGTAACTCGAATGGCAGGGGCAACCTATCCCCAACGCCTCTACTACAACGCCAATGTGTTTCGCCGCACCCCCGAAAGTAGCCACAATCGCCAGCAGGAGTTCTATCAAGCTGGGGTAGAGTTGCTGGGCGGTGGTGGTTGGCTTGCTGATGCTGAGGTGCTGCTGTTGCTGGCAGACTGTTTGAACAACTTGGGTTTGAGCCAATGGCGTTTGATTTTAGGAGAGGCAGGAATTGCCCAATCGCTTTTGTCGCCATTTCCAGAGGCTTTGAAAGACAAAGTGCGGAGTGCGATCGCCCACCTCGACCGCGTTACTCTTGAAACACTACCCCTGAGTGATGAACTGCGCTCTAGGGCGCTGCTAATGCTAGATCTGCGCGGATACCCAGCTGATGTCTTACAACAAGTTGCCAGATTAGAGCTAGACCCACCCCAGCAAGAAGCGCTCAACCATCTTAAATCCCTGATTGAGTTACTAAATGATTGCTCAAGTATGCAGGGGAATTTTCCTTTAATTCTAGACCTCAGCCTGATCCAGACTATTGACTACTACACAGGCATTGTGTTTGAAGTTGTAAGCGACACCGCAGCCCAAGCACGGATAGTAGGGCAGGGTGGTCGCTATGACCAGCTACTAGGACTCTATCATCCACAAGGGAAAACAGTTCCTGGAATTGGGTTTGCACTCAACATCGAAGACTTACACCAACTGCTACATGCTAATCAGCTACCACAAGCTACAGCAGCTATTAATTGGCTTGTTGTGCCAGAGAACACTGGCGCTTACCCCGCCGCCTTTGCCTATGCCGAAAAGCTGAGAAATTCTACGCATTTGGTGCGGGTAGAAATGAATTTAGACGAAAGCGATCC
- a CDS encoding DnaJ domain-containing protein, which produces MSLFFKIDSGLFKFDFTDHHAVLGVPVDAEAKDIRKRYLQIARRLHPDTCAASEADKQWASQLLSKLVNPAYEKFAQERSHAEYMVLLREMSKRLVQESAAIELKSELSKQLNESNNIEHVYRTSLRQLAQKQYESFDQVPQLIAQISELNLVYLLRKGGSTLQLPSPPQATVPSSAGKIKEPSPPSPPPQESVVEQYLRRAQALIEKNNLPQARVELQDALKLEPNNSHCHSLMGVVYLKQNQTTMAKVHINKALQLNPQDPMALKAKQVLDQMIQKAGGQPPASSKQTQSGRSGLFGGLFGGKKK; this is translated from the coding sequence ATGTCTTTATTCTTCAAAATTGATAGTGGACTATTTAAATTTGATTTTACGGATCACCATGCAGTTTTAGGCGTTCCAGTAGATGCAGAGGCTAAAGACATCCGCAAACGCTATCTCCAAATCGCTCGTCGTCTGCACCCTGATACCTGTGCTGCCAGCGAAGCCGATAAACAATGGGCTAGTCAGCTGTTGTCCAAGCTCGTTAATCCAGCCTATGAAAAATTTGCTCAGGAGCGCAGTCATGCCGAATATATGGTACTCCTAAGAGAAATGAGTAAGCGCTTGGTACAAGAGTCAGCTGCGATTGAACTCAAGAGCGAACTATCCAAGCAGCTAAATGAGAGCAACAATATCGAGCATGTCTATAGAACATCACTCCGCCAACTTGCACAAAAGCAATATGAATCCTTTGACCAAGTGCCGCAACTGATTGCTCAAATTAGTGAGCTTAATTTGGTTTACTTGCTGCGTAAAGGGGGTAGTACGTTGCAGTTACCATCACCACCTCAAGCTACAGTTCCTAGCTCAGCGGGGAAAATCAAAGAGCCATCGCCACCATCACCGCCGCCGCAAGAGTCGGTGGTTGAGCAATATCTGCGTCGCGCCCAGGCGTTGATCGAGAAAAACAACCTACCCCAAGCCAGGGTAGAGTTACAAGATGCTCTTAAACTAGAACCTAATAATAGTCACTGCCACAGCTTGATGGGAGTAGTTTATTTGAAACAAAATCAGACCACAATGGCTAAGGTACATATTAATAAGGCGTTGCAATTGAATCCTCAAGATCCAATGGCATTAAAAGCTAAACAGGTATTAGACCAGATGATTCAAAAAGCGGGTGGTCAACCGCCAGCGTCGTCCAAGCAAACTCAGTCTGGGCGAAGTGGTTTGTTTGGTGGTTTATTTGGTGGGAAGAAAAAATAA